ATTTTGTATATTGTAATTGACTAAGAAAAACCATGACTGACTGAATGATCTCCCTCATAAAAGTAACTGAGAGAAGAAATAGAATCATCTTTTTATCTCTCAATAATAATTTAAGACTATCCTTAATTTTAGGTTTTTCTCCTACAGAGCAATTGTCATCAATGATAAAAAAAGTTAGAACAACTGCAATTCCATAAGGAATAATGGTCGCAAAGGCCGCCATTTCCATGGATTTTTTTAAAAAATAACCAGACATAAAGGTAGCCATAATATAACCAAATGTTGCAAAGGCAGAATAACGTCCAAATACTTTCTCAGACTCTCCTTTATCTGTAGAATTATGTAATATAGCTATATCACATCCTGATATCCCAGATAATGCCAATGCAAGTAGAACTCTTTCTAGTAAAAACAAATTAAAAGAATCTGCCTCATAAAAGACAATCTTTGAAATAAAAAAGAGAACATTGGATAATACAAAAATCCGTTTATAACCTACTCTATCTGCTAACCAGCCCCACGGAACTTCAAAAATAATAATACACAGCCCAAAAAATGATTCGATAATAAAAATCTCGCTCATTGAAAGTCCATTTGCCTGTCTGTAAAGTGTAGCAATTGGACCATAAAATACAAAACCTTGAAAAAATACAATCAAGTACATCAAATAGATGTTTCTTTTACTCTTATTCAATTTAACCCCTCCTAAAATTGTACTAAAAAAAATTATCTTAATATCTAAGATCTTTTAGTCTATTATATCTAGAACAGATTAAATCTAAGCTCTCATTTGCATGCCTCCATAAGTTTTTTTATAAAATTATTTCTAATAAAATTAATTCCATTAAAATGGTACCATATTTCAAGTGTTTTTGTCCAATAAAATAATCAGAAGAGAGGGTAGAGACAGCCAAGAAAGGTTGTAAAATAAGGCTACTTATACTACCTTTAAGGCTATTTTTAAACCTCTTTAGGGTACTGAGTAGCCTTTCCTGTTTTCTGCCTCTCAATCCCAATAGTACCGAGGGATATATGAGATTATGGTCAAACCGCCTATGTAATCACAAGGGAAAGTCTTTAGGAGAGCTTAAGAGGGAATAATGAAGTATCTGATGTTTATTTTGAAATATCTGTTTACAAATTTTACATGCCAGTAGTACAATATATCTATATAAAACAAGTCATTTAGACTTAAAATACAGGTTTTAGATATGAAAGTATCCCAGGTAAAAAATTATAGAGAGATCCAAATAATCGGATAGCAGCTCTATTTGAAAATTAAGGAGGAAAAAGATCATTGAAAAAGACAAATTATCACACACATCACTATAGGTGTAAGCATGCAGAAGGAGAAATAATAGACTATGTGAACTTTGCTATAAAAACAGGGATAAATGAACTGGGAATGAGCTGTCATGTTCCCTATAAAGACGGCAGGTTGTCACATGACAGGATGGAGTATTCAGATCTTTTAAAATACTTTCAGGAGATAGATCAGGCAAAGGAAGTCTTTAAAGATTTTACCCTCCTGAAAGCCCTGGAGTGTGAATACTTTGAAGACTCCCATGATTATTATCTGGAATTAAAAGAAAAAACAGATTACCTCATATTAGGTCAGCATTACCTTTTTAAAGAGGGAGGAGAAATAGTCGGTTCTCTTGCTATACTTAACAAAGAAAACCTATACCAATACAGGGACGATTTAATAAAAGGCATAAAAAGCGGAATCT
This portion of the Psychrilyobacter piezotolerans genome encodes:
- a CDS encoding MFS transporter; the encoded protein is MNKSKRNIYLMYLIVFFQGFVFYGPIATLYRQANGLSMSEIFIIESFFGLCIIIFEVPWGWLADRVGYKRIFVLSNVLFFISKIVFYEADSFNLFLLERVLLALALSGISGCDIAILHNSTDKGESEKVFGRYSAFATFGYIMATFMSGYFLKKSMEMAAFATIIPYGIAVVLTFFIIDDNCSVGEKPKIKDSLKLLLRDKKMILFLLSVTFMREIIQSVMVFLSQLQYTKSNIEIVYFGIIAGSLQIMGLISAKGYKISEKIGHTKSIRLIYISLSLTCILLALTSNPFFTIFLMAIISLSRGLLEPMVMTIQNNSIKTNNRAVMLSLYSMVGSIVSSGINPLIGISADRSLETSFLFCGLLGVIATILHFFLKEKNTVNHKVILE
- a CDS encoding histidinol-phosphatase, coding for MKKTNYHTHHYRCKHAEGEIIDYVNFAIKTGINELGMSCHVPYKDGRLSHDRMEYSDLLKYFQEIDQAKEVFKDFTLLKALECEYFEDSHDYYLELKEKTDYLILGQHYLFKEGGEIVGSLAILNKENLYQYRDDLIKGIKSGIFDFLAHPDLFMARYPEWDSHCKIVTEDILASCRKHDMPIEYNANGLRYDTRDYPNNNFWEYVADNYRDIKVIVNSDTHSPEALDDEFVSLAKKRVKEMGLNHIELLQTRKKKQRDVASR